Proteins co-encoded in one Ruegeria pomeroyi DSS-3 genomic window:
- a CDS encoding DMT family transporter — protein MAKPLTSHRPILAVSLKLGALVLFTSMSALIKVLSADFPAGEMVFFRSLFAIPVIILWLLARGELRQGLIVKKPMGHFWRGVLGTGAMGLTFTGLGLLPLPEVTAIGYATPIFTLILAALMLGETIRLVRIGAVALGLLGVLIMLWPRLGTGASLDQAATIGALCVLAATVARAFVQIHIRQLVQVDHAAAIVFYFSLTATLLSGLTAFFGWVTPTPEQAAILILTGLVGGVAQILVTSSYRFGQASMLAPYDYASMLFAIIIGYIWFDEWPTLVMLAGAMLVIAGNVVVIWRERQLGLERGKARSVTDPKG, from the coding sequence ATGGCCAAACCCTTAACATCGCATCGACCGATTCTGGCCGTCTCGCTCAAGCTTGGCGCGTTGGTTCTGTTCACCTCGATGTCCGCATTGATCAAGGTGCTGTCCGCCGATTTTCCGGCCGGAGAAATGGTGTTCTTTCGCTCGCTCTTTGCCATTCCGGTGATCATCCTGTGGCTGCTGGCGCGGGGTGAATTGCGTCAGGGCCTGATCGTCAAGAAACCGATGGGCCATTTCTGGCGCGGAGTACTGGGAACCGGTGCCATGGGGCTGACCTTCACCGGTCTGGGCCTGCTTCCCCTGCCCGAGGTCACAGCCATCGGCTATGCCACCCCGATCTTTACCCTGATTCTGGCGGCGCTGATGCTGGGCGAGACGATACGGCTGGTGCGTATCGGCGCTGTGGCGCTAGGGCTGCTCGGGGTTCTGATCATGCTCTGGCCGCGTCTGGGCACCGGCGCCTCGCTGGATCAGGCGGCCACCATCGGCGCGCTCTGCGTGCTGGCGGCCACGGTCGCCCGCGCCTTTGTCCAGATCCATATCCGGCAACTGGTGCAGGTCGATCATGCCGCGGCCATCGTGTTCTACTTCTCGCTGACGGCGACGCTGCTGTCGGGACTGACCGCGTTCTTCGGCTGGGTCACACCGACCCCGGAACAGGCGGCGATCCTGATCCTGACCGGATTGGTGGGCGGGGTGGCGCAGATCCTCGTCACCTCCTCCTACCGCTTTGGCCAGGCCTCGATGCTGGCGCCATACGACTATGCCTCGATGCTGTTCGCCATCATCATCGGCTACATCTGGTTCGACGAATGGCCGACGCTGGTCATGCTGGCCGGCGCCATGCTGGTGATCGCGGGCAACGTGGTGGTGATCTGGCGTGAGCGGCAGCTTGGGTTGGAGCGCGGCAAGGCCCGCTCGGTCACCGACCCCAAAGGCTGA
- a CDS encoding glutathione S-transferase: MKLYYSPTSPYVRKVMVLLHESGQLDDVDLDTAGGTPLAPAEALVGKNPLAKVPALERPDGPTLFDSRVICAYLDARGGAGFYPDGARRWDVLTLEALADGMLDAALLITYEARLRPEDKRWDSWTDSQWDKIARACSALEERWMAHLSGPLDMGQIAVGCALGYLDLRHDARGWREGHPALAAWFAGFESRPSMMATRPPAG; this comes from the coding sequence ATGAAGCTCTATTACAGCCCGACCTCGCCCTATGTGCGCAAGGTCATGGTCCTGCTGCACGAATCCGGGCAACTGGATGACGTAGACCTGGACACCGCCGGCGGCACGCCGCTTGCCCCGGCCGAAGCGCTGGTGGGCAAGAACCCCCTGGCCAAAGTGCCCGCGCTCGAGCGGCCCGATGGCCCGACCCTGTTCGACAGCCGGGTCATCTGTGCCTATCTGGATGCGCGGGGCGGGGCGGGGTTTTATCCCGATGGCGCCCGGCGCTGGGATGTGCTGACGCTGGAGGCCCTGGCCGACGGGATGCTGGATGCCGCCCTGCTGATAACATACGAGGCCCGGCTGCGCCCCGAGGACAAGCGCTGGGACAGCTGGACCGACAGCCAGTGGGACAAGATCGCCCGCGCTTGCAGCGCGCTGGAAGAGCGGTGGATGGCGCATCTGAGCGGCCCGCTCGACATGGGTCAGATCGCGGTGGGCTGCGCGCTGGGGTATCTGGACCTGCGGCATGATGCCCGTGGCTGGCGGGAGGGGCACCCGGCGCTGGCCGCCTGGTTCGCCGGCTTCGAATCGCGCCCCTCGATGATGGCAACCCGGCCTCCGGCAGGGTAA
- a CDS encoding 6,7-dimethyl-8-ribityllumazine synthase yields the protein MTHTRYAFIKANWHADIVDRALEGFLELIPPEQVDVYDVPGAFEMPLLARDLAQTGRYAAVACAAFVVDGGIYRHDFVAQAVVDGLMRAGLDTGVPILSVSLTPHQYQETDHHNAIFRAHFVDKGREAARAALQITATRSKLAQAA from the coding sequence ATGACACACACCCGCTATGCCTTCATCAAGGCCAACTGGCATGCCGATATCGTCGATCGCGCGCTCGAGGGGTTCCTCGAGCTCATCCCGCCGGAACAGGTCGACGTCTACGACGTGCCCGGCGCGTTCGAGATGCCGCTGCTCGCCCGTGACCTTGCCCAGACCGGGCGCTATGCCGCCGTGGCCTGCGCCGCCTTTGTCGTCGACGGCGGCATCTACCGGCACGATTTCGTCGCCCAGGCGGTGGTCGACGGGCTGATGCGCGCGGGGCTCGATACTGGTGTTCCGATCCTGTCGGTCTCGCTGACCCCGCACCAGTACCAGGAAACCGATCACCACAACGCCATCTTCCGCGCCCATTTCGTGGACAAGGGACGCGAGGCCGCCCGCGCCGCGCTTCAGATCACCGCGACCCGTTCGAAACTGGCGCAAGCGGCCTGA
- the petA gene encoding ubiquinol-cytochrome c reductase iron-sulfur subunit, with the protein MSHAEDHEGTRRDFLYYATAGAGVVTTGAAVWPLVNQMNPSADVQALSSIRVDISGVEVGTQISVKFLGKPVFIRRRTQAEIDEARAVDLSDLIDNDSRNPNLSGGGDGGDENRSLDENGEWLVMMGVCTHLGCVPLGDGAGDFHGWFCPCHGSHYDTSGRIRKGPAPENLHIPVAEFVDENTIKLG; encoded by the coding sequence GTGTCCCACGCAGAAGATCACGAAGGCACCCGCAGAGATTTCCTCTACTACGCCACGGCTGGCGCAGGTGTCGTAACCACCGGGGCCGCTGTCTGGCCGCTGGTCAACCAGATGAACCCGTCGGCGGATGTTCAGGCGCTGTCGTCGATTCGCGTTGACATCAGCGGTGTCGAGGTCGGCACCCAGATCAGCGTCAAGTTCCTGGGCAAGCCGGTGTTCATCCGCCGCCGCACCCAGGCCGAGATCGACGAAGCCCGCGCGGTCGATCTGTCCGATCTGATCGACAACGACTCCCGCAACCCCAACCTGAGTGGTGGCGGTGATGGCGGTGACGAAAACCGCTCGCTGGACGAAAACGGCGAATGGCTGGTGATGATGGGTGTCTGCACCCATCTGGGCTGTGTGCCGCTGGGCGACGGCGCCGGCGACTTCCACGGCTGGTTCTGCCCCTGCCACGGCTCGCACTACGATACCTCTGGCCGGATCCGCAAAGGTCCCGCGCCCGAGAACCTGCACATTCCGGTTGCAGAGTTCGTCGACGAAAACACCATCAAGCTGGGATAA
- a CDS encoding AEC family transporter: protein MSQILTITFPIYAALAVGFLVVRQGWFSSADMRVLGRYVMDIALPALLFNAVASRDVAEVFHPGYMLAFAAAGLATVALSYLWFTLTGTEARRRAVAVMGSSCPNSGFVGYPVMLLTFPDLAGVILALNMLVENVLIIPACLILTDMARGRGQGGIGQRIAGILWGVLKRPMVIGLLLGLAVSLAGVPVPQTVTRLMQMLAASASALALVVIGGSLAGLSWKGSRWHAVQISALKLLLHPALALLAVILVAAIGLPLDPDMGTALILSAAMPMFGIYAVLAQELGHEGMASIALLTATTLAFFTLSGLLWWLT from the coding sequence ATGAGCCAGATCCTGACCATCACCTTCCCGATCTACGCCGCACTTGCGGTCGGGTTTCTGGTGGTCCGACAGGGTTGGTTCAGCAGTGCCGATATGCGGGTTCTGGGCCGCTACGTGATGGATATCGCCCTGCCCGCGCTCCTCTTCAACGCGGTGGCCAGCCGCGACGTGGCCGAGGTGTTCCACCCCGGCTATATGCTGGCCTTTGCCGCCGCCGGCCTTGCCACTGTCGCGCTCAGCTATCTGTGGTTCACGCTCACGGGCACCGAGGCCCGCCGCCGCGCCGTGGCGGTGATGGGCAGTTCCTGCCCCAATTCCGGCTTTGTCGGCTATCCGGTGATGCTGCTCACCTTTCCCGATCTGGCGGGCGTGATCCTGGCGCTGAACATGCTGGTCGAAAACGTGCTGATCATCCCCGCCTGCCTGATCCTGACGGACATGGCGCGTGGACGCGGTCAGGGCGGCATCGGCCAGCGGATCGCGGGCATCCTCTGGGGCGTTCTGAAGCGCCCGATGGTGATCGGTCTGCTGCTGGGCCTCGCGGTCAGCCTCGCCGGTGTGCCCGTGCCGCAGACCGTGACCCGGCTGATGCAGATGCTGGCCGCCTCCGCCTCGGCGCTGGCGCTTGTGGTGATCGGCGGCTCTCTGGCCGGGCTCAGCTGGAAAGGCAGCCGCTGGCATGCCGTACAGATCTCGGCGCTGAAACTGCTGCTGCACCCGGCGCTGGCCCTTCTGGCGGTCATCCTGGTCGCCGCTATCGGCCTGCCGCTTGATCCCGACATGGGCACCGCGTTGATCCTGTCGGCGGCGATGCCGATGTTCGGCATCTACGCCGTTCTTGCGCAGGAATTGGGGCACGAGGGCATGGCCTCGATCGCCCTGCTCACGGCAACGACGCTGGCCTTCTTTACCCTCTCCGGCCTGCTCTGGTGGCTGACCTGA
- a CDS encoding CoA transferase, translating to MDQIASAFGPQGFDVQGEGTWPSRFAVTDLATRCFGAVGAALGAVIEARGLGPRPAISVDRRLASLWYSWSIHPQGWQMPGAWDAIAGDYAAADGWIKLHTNAPHHRAAALSVLGCGAERATVAEAVRGWQADTLEAAIVGAGGAAAAMRSRAAWLAHPQGAAVAAEPLVHWATRAGVLRDFGGTRARPLAGLRVLDLTRVLAGPVATRTLAGYGAEVLRIDPPSWSEPGVVPDVTLGKTCAHLDLKQAADRARFEALLAGADVLVHGYRPGALDALCSPERRLALAPNLIEVSLCAYGWTGPWAGRRGFDSLVQMSCGIAEAGMGWAGADQPHPLPVQALDHATGYLMAAAVLTALARAARGEGVSAARLSLARTAELLCGLETGEEGPAITGSTPEDLSDWDEQTSWGPARRLKPALSVEGAEMRWDSAACELGSSPAAWR from the coding sequence ATGGATCAGATCGCAAGCGCCTTTGGCCCGCAGGGTTTTGACGTTCAGGGTGAGGGCACGTGGCCGTCCCGGTTCGCGGTGACCGATCTGGCAACCCGCTGCTTTGGTGCGGTGGGCGCGGCGCTGGGCGCGGTGATTGAGGCCAGGGGTCTTGGCCCGCGTCCGGCGATCAGTGTCGACAGGCGTTTGGCCTCGCTGTGGTATTCCTGGTCGATCCATCCGCAGGGTTGGCAGATGCCCGGCGCCTGGGATGCGATTGCTGGCGACTATGCGGCGGCGGATGGCTGGATCAAGCTGCATACCAACGCGCCCCATCACCGCGCGGCGGCGCTCTCGGTGCTGGGATGTGGGGCCGAGCGCGCAACGGTGGCCGAGGCAGTGCGCGGCTGGCAGGCCGATACGTTGGAAGCGGCCATTGTCGGTGCGGGCGGAGCAGCGGCGGCGATGCGCAGCCGGGCGGCCTGGCTGGCGCATCCGCAGGGGGCGGCGGTGGCGGCGGAACCGCTGGTGCATTGGGCGACGCGCGCGGGCGTCTTACGCGATTTCGGCGGCACGCGGGCGCGGCCGCTGGCGGGGCTGAGGGTGCTCGACCTGACGCGGGTGCTGGCAGGGCCGGTGGCGACGCGGACGCTGGCCGGATACGGGGCCGAGGTGCTGCGCATCGACCCGCCAAGCTGGTCGGAACCGGGGGTGGTGCCGGATGTGACGCTAGGCAAGACCTGCGCCCATCTGGATTTGAAACAGGCCGCCGACCGGGCCCGGTTCGAGGCGCTGCTGGCGGGGGCGGATGTGCTAGTGCATGGCTATCGGCCCGGCGCGCTGGATGCGCTGTGTTCGCCCGAACGGCGCTTGGCGCTGGCGCCGAACCTGATCGAGGTGAGCCTTTGCGCCTATGGCTGGACCGGGCCCTGGGCCGGGCGGCGCGGATTTGATTCGCTGGTGCAGATGAGTTGCGGCATAGCCGAGGCGGGCATGGGCTGGGCCGGGGCCGACCAGCCGCATCCGCTGCCGGTGCAGGCGCTGGACCATGCGACGGGGTATTTGATGGCGGCGGCGGTCCTGACGGCGCTGGCACGGGCGGCCCGGGGGGAGGGCGTGTCTGCGGCGCGGCTGTCGCTGGCGCGCACGGCGGAGCTGCTTTGCGGCCTAGAGACGGGTGAGGAGGGTCCGGCGATTACCGGCTCCACCCCCGAAGACCTGTCGGATTGGGACGAGCAGACATCTTGGGGCCCGGCGCGACGGCTGAAACCGGCTCTGAGCGTCGAGGGGGCGGAGATGCGCTGGGACAGTGCGGCTTGCGAGCTGGGATCGTCGCCTGCCGCCTGGCGCTGA
- a CDS encoding PepSY domain-containing protein, with amino-acid sequence MKPFALIAALALAASPVLALDLTTDTQLGSTPDEIRTSLKDLGYDVRKIEDEDGKIEAYVVKDGKMAEVYVDPKTGKISKIEME; translated from the coding sequence ATGAAACCCTTTGCCCTGATCGCCGCACTCGCCCTGGCCGCCAGTCCGGTTCTGGCCCTTGATCTCACCACCGACACCCAGCTGGGCAGCACCCCGGACGAGATCCGCACCAGCCTGAAAGACCTGGGCTACGACGTCCGCAAGATCGAGGACGAGGACGGCAAGATCGAGGCCTATGTGGTCAAGGACGGCAAGATGGCCGAGGTCTATGTCGACCCCAAGACCGGCAAGATCAGCAAGATCGAGATGGAGTGA
- a CDS encoding FMN-binding negative transcriptional regulator — protein MHPNPAFRGESVARNLEFARDRGFGVLAVAVDGAPLISHVPFLVSGDGSEVELHLVRSNPIVQALKSPLPARIAVSGPDGYISPDWYGVADLVPTWNYVAVHLAGELDLRPESELPGLLDRLSARFEKQLLPKPAWTRAKMTPGAFDRMLRMIVPCRMRVSDVQGTWKLGQNKPEAARMGAAEGVAASTIGTELETLAVLMRGA, from the coding sequence ATGCATCCCAACCCGGCATTTCGCGGCGAAAGCGTGGCACGTAATCTGGAATTTGCCCGCGACCGGGGCTTTGGCGTGCTGGCCGTGGCGGTGGACGGCGCACCCCTGATCAGCCATGTGCCGTTTCTGGTGTCCGGCGATGGCAGCGAGGTCGAGTTGCATCTGGTGCGTTCCAACCCGATCGTGCAGGCACTCAAATCGCCGCTCCCGGCGCGGATCGCCGTAAGCGGGCCCGACGGATATATCTCGCCCGATTGGTACGGGGTGGCGGACCTGGTGCCGACCTGGAACTATGTCGCGGTGCATCTGGCGGGTGAGTTGGATCTGCGGCCCGAGAGCGAGTTGCCGGGCCTGCTGGACCGTCTCTCGGCCCGGTTCGAGAAGCAGCTCTTGCCCAAGCCCGCCTGGACCCGTGCCAAGATGACACCCGGTGCGTTTGATCGGATGTTGCGTATGATCGTGCCCTGCCGGATGCGTGTTTCAGATGTACAGGGCACCTGGAAGCTGGGGCAGAACAAGCCCGAGGCGGCGCGGATGGGTGCGGCCGAGGGGGTTGCGGCAAGCACCATCGGCACCGAGCTGGAAACGTTGGCCGTATTGATGCGGGGGGCTTGA
- a CDS encoding cytochrome b/b6 domain-containing protein — MAGTPGGREGAREIRVWDPLVRLTHWGVALGVLVNSALTDPDGALHEQVGYGVLALVVLRLLWCIVGPKPARFSAFPPSPAAALGHLRAMLRGERKVHLSHNPLGALMVYNLWLTLLALSATGIMMGTVTFFGVDWVEELHEAAFGWLMFSVALHVGGVLFDQWRTGVPLARAMVTGRKRIQAERLDG; from the coding sequence ATGGCCGGGACTCCGGGTGGGCGTGAAGGCGCCCGCGAGATTCGCGTCTGGGATCCGCTGGTGCGGCTGACGCATTGGGGGGTGGCGCTGGGCGTGCTGGTCAACAGTGCGCTGACCGATCCCGATGGTGCACTGCACGAGCAGGTCGGCTATGGCGTGCTGGCGCTGGTTGTGCTGCGGCTCTTGTGGTGTATCGTTGGGCCGAAACCGGCGCGCTTCTCCGCCTTCCCACCCAGCCCCGCTGCTGCGCTGGGGCACCTTCGGGCGATGCTGCGGGGCGAGCGCAAGGTTCACCTGTCGCATAATCCCCTGGGGGCGTTGATGGTCTATAACCTGTGGCTGACTTTGCTGGCGCTGAGCGCCACGGGCATCATGATGGGCACGGTCACGTTCTTTGGCGTCGACTGGGTCGAAGAGCTGCACGAGGCTGCCTTTGGCTGGCTGATGTTCTCGGTGGCACTGCATGTGGGCGGTGTGCTGTTTGACCAATGGCGCACCGGCGTACCGCTGGCCCGCGCGATGGTGACAGGGCGCAAGCGGATACAAGCGGAACGGCTGGACGGATGA
- the petB gene encoding cytochrome b, with amino-acid sequence MAGIPHDHYEPKTGAEKWLNSRLPIVGLIYDTIMIPTPKNLNWWWIWGIVLAFCLALQIVTGIVLVMHYTPHVDMAFASVEHIMRNVNGGYMLRYLHANGASLFFVAVYIHIFRGLFYGSYKAPREITWIVGMLIYLCMMGTAFMGYVLPWGQMSFWGATVITGLFGAIPFVGEAIQTWLLGGPAVDNATLNRFFSLHYLLPFVIAALVIVHIWAFHTTGNNNPTGVEVRRGSKAEAEKDTLPFWPYFVIKDLVGLAIVLVIFWAIVGFMPNYLGHPDNYIEANALVTPAHIVPEWYFLPFYAILRAFTSEVWVVQIASFVTGGIIDAKFFGVLAMFGAILAMALAPWLDTSSVRSGKYRPMFKWWFYLLIIDFFALMWLGAMPAEEPYASFSLIASAYWFGYFFVILPILGVIEKPLPQPATIEEDFNAHYGTASDATPAE; translated from the coding sequence ATGGCCGGTATTCCGCACGACCATTACGAACCGAAGACGGGCGCAGAGAAGTGGCTGAACAGCCGCTTGCCCATCGTCGGCCTGATCTATGACACCATCATGATCCCCACCCCCAAGAACCTGAACTGGTGGTGGATCTGGGGCATCGTCCTGGCCTTCTGCCTGGCGCTGCAAATCGTCACCGGCATCGTGCTGGTGATGCATTACACGCCGCATGTCGACATGGCCTTTGCCAGCGTCGAGCATATCATGCGCAACGTGAACGGCGGCTATATGCTGCGGTATCTGCATGCAAACGGCGCCTCGCTGTTCTTTGTCGCCGTCTATATCCACATCTTCCGCGGCCTGTTCTACGGCTCGTACAAGGCCCCGCGCGAGATCACCTGGATCGTCGGCATGCTGATCTATCTCTGCATGATGGGCACCGCCTTCATGGGCTATGTGCTGCCGTGGGGACAGATGTCGTTCTGGGGCGCAACCGTGATCACTGGCCTGTTTGGCGCCATCCCCTTTGTGGGCGAGGCGATCCAGACCTGGCTGCTGGGCGGGCCCGCCGTGGACAATGCCACGCTGAACCGCTTCTTCTCGCTGCACTATCTGCTGCCCTTCGTCATCGCGGCGCTGGTCATCGTGCATATCTGGGCCTTCCACACCACCGGCAACAACAACCCCACGGGTGTTGAGGTGCGTCGCGGATCGAAGGCCGAGGCCGAGAAGGACACGCTGCCGTTCTGGCCCTATTTCGTGATCAAGGACCTGGTGGGGCTGGCCATCGTGCTGGTGATCTTCTGGGCGATCGTCGGCTTCATGCCGAACTATCTGGGCCATCCCGACAACTATATCGAGGCCAACGCGCTGGTGACGCCCGCGCATATCGTGCCCGAATGGTACTTCCTGCCGTTCTACGCCATCCTGCGTGCCTTCACCTCCGAAGTCTGGGTGGTGCAGATCGCCAGCTTTGTGACCGGCGGCATCATCGACGCCAAGTTCTTTGGCGTGCTGGCGATGTTCGGCGCGATCCTGGCCATGGCGCTGGCGCCCTGGCTCGACACCTCGTCGGTGCGTTCGGGCAAGTACCGTCCGATGTTCAAATGGTGGTTTTACCTGCTGATCATCGACTTCTTCGCCCTGATGTGGCTGGGCGCGATGCCAGCGGAAGAACCCTATGCATCCTTCTCGCTAATCGCTTCGGCCTATTGGTTCGGCTACTTCTTCGTGATCCTGCCCATCCTGGGCGTGATCGAGAAGCCGCTGCCGCAGCCGGCCACGATCGAGGAAGACTTCAACGCGCACTACGGCACGGCGTCTGACGCCACTCCGGCCGAGTAA
- the aroC gene encoding chorismate synthase: MSMNSFGHLFRVTTWGESHGPALGATVDGCPPGVPIEEAMIQHWLDRRKPGQNKYTTQRREADEVKILSGVFEGQTTGTPVQLMIENTDQRSKDYGDIKDKFRPGHADITYFQKYGIRDYRGGGRSSARETAARVAAGGLAREAIRALAPNAQITGYMVQMGPHRIDRARFDWAQIEQNPFWVPDAQAASDWADYLDGLRKSGSSVGAVIEVVARGVPAGLGAPVYGKLDTDLAAAMMSINAVKGVEIGEGMAAAELTGEANADEIFMGQNGPQYSSNHAGGILGGISTGQDIVVRFAVKPTSSILTTRKTITKSGEETEIITKGRHDPCVGIRAVPVGEAMMACVILDHLLLHRGQIGANRGHIG; encoded by the coding sequence ATGTCGATGAACAGTTTTGGCCATCTCTTCCGTGTCACCACCTGGGGTGAAAGCCACGGTCCCGCGCTTGGCGCCACCGTCGACGGCTGCCCGCCCGGCGTGCCCATCGAAGAGGCGATGATCCAGCACTGGCTCGACCGCCGCAAACCCGGCCAGAACAAATACACCACCCAGCGCCGCGAAGCGGATGAGGTCAAGATCCTCTCGGGCGTGTTCGAGGGCCAGACCACCGGCACCCCGGTACAGCTGATGATCGAGAACACCGACCAGCGGTCCAAGGATTACGGGGATATCAAGGACAAGTTCCGCCCCGGCCATGCCGACATCACCTATTTCCAGAAATACGGCATCCGCGACTATCGCGGCGGCGGCCGCAGCTCGGCCCGTGAAACCGCAGCCCGGGTGGCAGCGGGTGGCCTCGCGCGCGAGGCTATTCGCGCCCTGGCCCCCAATGCCCAGATCACCGGTTACATGGTGCAGATGGGACCGCACCGCATCGACCGCGCCCGCTTCGACTGGGCGCAGATCGAGCAGAACCCGTTCTGGGTGCCCGACGCCCAGGCCGCCTCTGACTGGGCAGATTACCTCGACGGGCTGCGCAAATCCGGCAGCTCGGTCGGCGCGGTGATCGAGGTGGTCGCGCGCGGCGTGCCTGCGGGCCTCGGCGCGCCGGTCTATGGCAAGCTCGACACCGATCTGGCCGCCGCGATGATGTCGATCAACGCCGTCAAGGGCGTCGAGATCGGCGAGGGCATGGCGGCCGCCGAACTGACCGGCGAGGCCAATGCCGACGAGATCTTCATGGGCCAGAACGGTCCGCAATACAGCTCGAACCACGCCGGTGGTATCCTAGGCGGCATTTCGACCGGGCAGGACATCGTGGTGCGTTTTGCCGTCAAACCCACATCGTCCATCCTGACCACCCGCAAGACCATCACCAAGTCCGGCGAAGAGACCGAAATCATCACCAAGGGCCGCCACGACCCCTGCGTCGGCATCCGCGCCGTGCCGGTGGGCGAGGCCATGATGGCCTGCGTGATCCTTGACCACCTGCTTTTGCACCGGGGCCAGATCGGGGCCAACCGTGGCCATATCGGCTGA
- a CDS encoding HD domain-containing protein: MAISADLHQALRGIVAQRMATDPAHDLAHLDRVWVNVQAIASPGADRDVLLAASYLHDLVNLPKNAPDRHTASRRSADEAAPILRDLGFDEAQIAATGHAIAAHSFSAGISPESEEARILRDADRLDALGAIGIARNFSVSGSLGRALYDPADPFCERRTPDDALYSLDHWRVKLLSLPQGMLTDKGRALAEARIALMLRFLDDFAAEIGTPLPEGWTRG; the protein is encoded by the coding sequence GTGGCCATATCGGCTGACCTGCATCAGGCGCTGCGCGGCATCGTCGCCCAGCGCATGGCGACCGACCCGGCGCATGATCTCGCCCATCTGGACCGGGTCTGGGTCAATGTGCAGGCCATCGCCAGCCCCGGCGCAGACCGGGACGTGCTGCTGGCCGCCAGCTACCTGCACGATCTGGTGAACCTGCCCAAGAACGCGCCCGACCGGCACACCGCCTCGCGCCGCTCGGCCGACGAGGCCGCGCCGATCCTGCGCGACTTGGGCTTTGACGAGGCGCAGATCGCCGCCACCGGCCACGCCATCGCCGCGCACAGCTTTTCCGCCGGGATCTCGCCCGAGAGTGAGGAGGCGCGCATATTGCGCGACGCCGACCGGCTGGATGCGCTTGGCGCCATTGGTATCGCGCGCAACTTCTCGGTCTCCGGCTCGCTGGGCCGGGCGCTTTATGATCCCGCCGATCCCTTCTGTGAACGCCGCACGCCCGACGATGCGCTCTATTCGCTCGATCACTGGCGGGTAAAGCTGCTGTCGCTGCCGCAAGGCATGTTAACCGACAAGGGCCGGGCGCTGGCCGAGGCGCGCATCGCCCTGATGCTGCGCTTCCTCGACGATTTCGCGGCCGAGATCGGCACCCCCCTGCCCGAAGGCTGGACGCGGGGATGA
- a CDS encoding cytochrome c1: protein MFKKLAIGAAFALALAPVASHAAGGGEQHIEDFQFSFEGPFGTYDQNQLQRGLQVYTEVCAACHGLKYVPLRTLGDEGGIGWTDEQVRAYASETFSVYDPELEDDRPAIPTDHFPANTGAGAPDLSLMAKARAGFHGPYGTGVNQLVRGMGGPEYIFSILTGYEDPPACAPEEMDGYYNVAFAPGGYPDECKIFDDEGVEIGRKAPGSWISMAPPISDEQVEFADGHANDLHHMSADVSAFLMWAAEPKMMARKQAGLVGVIFLTILASMLYLTNKRLWAPHKGKKH, encoded by the coding sequence ATGTTCAAGAAACTTGCAATCGGTGCCGCTTTTGCCCTGGCGCTTGCTCCTGTCGCATCCCATGCGGCAGGTGGCGGTGAGCAGCATATCGAGGATTTCCAGTTCTCGTTCGAAGGCCCCTTTGGCACCTATGACCAGAACCAGCTGCAACGCGGCCTTCAGGTCTATACCGAGGTCTGCGCTGCCTGCCACGGCCTGAAATACGTGCCGCTGCGCACGCTGGGCGACGAGGGTGGCATCGGATGGACCGACGAACAGGTCCGCGCCTATGCCTCCGAGACCTTCTCGGTCTACGACCCGGAACTGGAAGACGATCGTCCGGCGATCCCGACCGATCACTTCCCGGCCAATACTGGCGCCGGCGCACCCGACCTTTCGCTGATGGCGAAGGCGCGGGCCGGCTTCCACGGTCCCTACGGCACCGGCGTAAACCAGCTGGTGCGCGGCATGGGCGGCCCGGAATACATCTTCTCGATCCTCACTGGCTACGAAGACCCGCCCGCCTGTGCGCCCGAGGAAATGGACGGCTATTACAACGTGGCCTTCGCCCCTGGCGGCTATCCGGACGAATGCAAGATTTTCGACGACGAAGGCGTCGAGATCGGCCGCAAGGCGCCGGGCTCTTGGATCTCCATGGCGCCGCCGATCTCGGATGAGCAGGTGGAGTTTGCAGATGGTCATGCCAACGACCTGCACCACATGTCGGCTGACGTGTCGGCCTTCCTGATGTGGGCGGCCGAGCCCAAGATGATGGCCCGCAAGCAGGCAGGTCTGGTCGGCGTGATCTTCCTGACCATTCTGGCCAGCATGCTGTACCTGACCAACAAGCGCCTCTGGGCGCCGCACAAGGGCAAGAAGCACTAA